One part of the Dermacentor andersoni chromosome 2, qqDerAnde1_hic_scaffold, whole genome shotgun sequence genome encodes these proteins:
- the LOC126540337 gene encoding female-specific histamine-binding protein 2-like encodes MKSVAGMNLGSLGILLAAMALALAETELLERQPRLSKYQDAWKSLTVPGRYYLYMRSYEEEPFYGRDRKCVFNELISINEEEKYTVSTFGSISTKDGTTSTQTAYAWAHASEGYTVPNVIEASNSKEKLFTLEYPVAFSEYDNCDILRVPHRDNACELWAKEGKIHEIKSLCFYVFHLLCGPEKYFVYDRDLCSREVLPCD; translated from the exons ATGAAGTCCGTAGCTGGAATGAATCTCGGTTCCTTGGGAATCCTCCTTGCCGCCATGGCTCTCGCTCTAGCCGAAACTGAGCTGCTCGAGCGACAACCGAGGCTATCAAAATACCAAGATGCATGGAAG TCATTGACGGTGCCAGGACGGTACTACTTGTATATGAGGTCATACGAAGAAGAGCCGTTCTACGGGAGAGACCGAAAATGCGTCTTTAACGAACTGATCTCCATCAACGAGGAAGAAAAATACACCGTCAGCACGTTCGGATCTATAAGTACGAAGGATGGCACAAC GAGCACCCAAACGGCCTACGCATGGGCGCATGCATCTGAGGGCTACACAGTGCCGAATGTGATTGAAGCGTCAAACTCAAAAG AAAAGCTCTTCACTCTGGAGTATCCAGTAGCTTTCTCGGAGTATGATAACTGCGACATACTGAGGGTTCCTCACCGTGATAATG ccTGCGAGCTTTGGGCAAAAGAAGGCAAGATACACGAGATCAAATCGCTCTGTTTCTACGTTTTCCACCTTCTCTGCGGACCGGAAAAGTACTTCGTCTATGACAGAGACCTTTGCAGCCGAGAAGTGCTTCCTTGCGATTAA